One genomic segment of Acinetobacter oleivorans DR1 includes these proteins:
- a CDS encoding S8 family peptidase, whose protein sequence is MKFCQISAAFLSMAAVNLVYAAPATTNSVPTSLEAKGIIKNQYIVILNKDVGPSNDFAQSIAKQHGGKILQTYDTVLKGFAIYLPDVAGSAFVEAMKKNPKVLSVENDTVMKIDVTTQSNPDWGLDRIDQKTLPLNSAYSYLQTGSGTTAYIVDTGILSTHQQFSGRVLSGYTAISDGNGTTDCNGHGTHVAGTVGGSTYGVAKNVSLVPIRILGCDGSGASSNVIAGLDWILKNGKKPAVVNMSLGGDANTSLDSAVENLFNNGYVMVVAAGNSNADACSSSPARVSKAITVAATDDTDTRASYSNYGSCVDIFAPGSQINSSWIGSNTATKVLNGTSMATPHVVGVVAEMLQSTPTATPQIISTNLLNQASSNVVKNPSGSPNRLLYKSP, encoded by the coding sequence ATGAAATTTTGCCAAATATCGGCTGCTTTCTTATCAATGGCCGCCGTCAATCTAGTCTATGCAGCACCTGCTACAACAAATTCTGTACCAACTTCTTTGGAAGCTAAAGGAATTATTAAAAACCAATATATTGTTATTCTCAATAAGGATGTTGGTCCTTCTAATGATTTTGCACAAAGTATTGCTAAACAACATGGGGGAAAGATATTACAGACTTATGATACTGTACTTAAGGGATTTGCAATTTATTTACCCGATGTTGCGGGTAGTGCTTTTGTTGAAGCCATGAAAAAAAATCCTAAAGTTCTTTCAGTAGAAAATGACACAGTCATGAAAATTGATGTAACTACACAAAGCAATCCAGATTGGGGTTTAGATCGTATTGATCAGAAAACCTTACCTTTAAATTCAGCTTATTCATATTTACAAACAGGCTCGGGCACAACAGCTTATATTGTTGATACCGGAATATTATCTACACATCAACAGTTCTCTGGACGAGTATTAAGTGGCTATACCGCGATCTCTGATGGAAATGGTACAACGGATTGTAATGGGCATGGTACTCATGTAGCAGGAACGGTTGGTGGCAGTACTTATGGTGTTGCTAAGAACGTAAGTTTAGTACCAATACGAATTTTAGGATGTGATGGGTCTGGTGCTTCGAGTAACGTGATTGCGGGGTTAGATTGGATATTAAAAAATGGTAAAAAGCCAGCTGTGGTGAATATGTCTTTAGGCGGTGATGCGAACACATCCTTAGATAGCGCAGTAGAAAACTTATTTAATAACGGTTATGTGATGGTTGTCGCTGCAGGAAATTCTAATGCAGATGCATGTAGTTCTTCTCCAGCAAGAGTGAGTAAAGCAATCACTGTCGCTGCTACAGATGATACTGATACACGAGCGAGTTATTCTAATTATGGAAGCTGCGTTGATATTTTTGCGCCAGGAAGCCAGATCAATTCTTCATGGATTGGGAGTAATACCGCAACTAAAGTTTTAAATGGAACTTCAATGGCTACTCCACATGTTGTTGGTGTCGTAGCTGAAATGTTGCAAAGTACACCTACAGCAACACCTCAGATAATCTCAACTAATCTGTTAAATCAAGCAAGTAGTAATGTGGTAAAAAATCCTTCTGGTAGCCCAAATCGATTGTTATATAAATCACCTTAA
- a CDS encoding SulP family inorganic anion transporter, giving the protein MLSNVREQWFSNVGADILSGLVVGLALIPEAIAFSIIAGVDPKVGLYASFCIAVIISFVGGRPAMISAATGAMALVMTTLVKDHGLQYLFAATVLTGVIQILAGYFKLAKLMRFVSKSVVIGFVNALAILIFMAQLPELVNVTWHVYLLVAIGLGIIYLFPYIPKIGKFFPSPLICIVVVTLLAIFLGFDVRTVGDMGSLPDTLPIFLIPNIPFNLETLLIILPYSLALAAVGLLESMMTATIVDEMTDTSSDKFQECKGQGIANIASGFMGGMAGCAMIGQSMINVKSGGRTRLSTFCAGIFLLILVVFLSGWLKVIPMAALVAVMIMVSISTFEWNSLTQFKNNPKSSNVVMIATVIVVVATHNLALGVLTGVLLSALFLANKLENDIRIETSFENRARLYELRGQIFFSSSEKFMQSFNFKEEIKEVIIDLTHSHIWDVTSVAMLDSVVNKFQKNGIQVTVRGLNEASSIMIDKYGTHAKI; this is encoded by the coding sequence ATGTTATCGAATGTCCGAGAACAATGGTTCTCTAATGTCGGCGCAGATATTCTTTCTGGTCTTGTTGTGGGTCTTGCTTTAATTCCAGAAGCAATTGCATTTTCAATTATTGCGGGTGTGGATCCCAAAGTCGGTTTATATGCATCCTTTTGTATTGCCGTTATTATTTCTTTCGTAGGTGGTCGTCCCGCTATGATTTCGGCGGCTACAGGCGCAATGGCTTTGGTTATGACAACGCTCGTAAAGGACCATGGGCTTCAATACTTATTTGCAGCAACAGTATTAACTGGCGTCATACAGATTTTGGCAGGATATTTCAAACTCGCCAAACTCATGCGTTTTGTTTCTAAATCGGTGGTTATTGGATTCGTGAATGCTCTCGCCATACTTATCTTTATGGCTCAATTACCAGAATTGGTAAATGTGACGTGGCATGTCTACTTATTAGTAGCAATCGGCTTAGGAATTATTTATCTATTCCCCTATATTCCAAAAATTGGAAAGTTCTTTCCCTCACCTCTTATTTGTATTGTAGTGGTCACATTACTCGCTATTTTTTTAGGTTTTGACGTTCGAACAGTGGGTGATATGGGATCATTACCAGATACGTTACCTATATTTCTAATTCCGAATATTCCTTTTAATTTAGAAACACTCCTTATTATTCTTCCATACTCGTTAGCCCTTGCCGCGGTTGGCTTACTTGAATCGATGATGACTGCAACAATCGTTGATGAAATGACAGATACATCTAGTGATAAATTTCAAGAATGTAAAGGTCAAGGTATCGCAAATATTGCTTCAGGTTTTATGGGCGGCATGGCAGGTTGTGCCATGATTGGTCAATCAATGATTAATGTAAAATCGGGTGGTCGCACACGTTTATCCACTTTCTGCGCAGGCATATTCTTACTTATTTTAGTTGTATTTTTAAGTGGTTGGTTAAAAGTGATTCCCATGGCTGCTCTGGTTGCGGTCATGATTATGGTATCGATCAGTACTTTTGAATGGAACTCTCTGACTCAATTTAAAAATAATCCTAAAAGTAGTAATGTCGTTATGATCGCTACCGTTATTGTAGTAGTTGCTACCCATAATTTAGCGCTAGGTGTGTTAACTGGTGTATTACTTTCAGCACTTTTCTTAGCAAATAAACTTGAAAATGATATTCGTATAGAAACTTCATTCGAGAATCGAGCTCGTCTATATGAATTAAGAGGTCAAATATTTTTCAGTTCATCTGAAAAATTTATGCAAAGCTTTAACTTTAAAGAAGAAATTAAAGAAGTCATTATTGATCTTACTCACTCTCATATTTGGGATGTGACTTCAGTTGCCATGCTAGATTCAGTAGTAAATAAATTTCAAAAGAACGGTATTCAGGTAACGGTCCGCGGTTTAAATGAAGCCAGTTCAATCATGATTGATAAATATGGTACTCATGCAAAAATCTAA
- a CDS encoding SOS response-associated peptidase family protein produces the protein MCANFKPIKKTHANQLNLFEPTFEYKMDIFPSDDCPLILSNENELEWRKAKFGMLPPYAKEIAFKYATYNARTETVQQKRSFKHAWLNDQFALIPVEAIYEPKYINGKAHWYGIFRQDEQPFTLAAIFEETLIDEQKVRSMSLLTINADHHPFMKQFHKPDDEKRSVIVIPDDLRNDWLNCTHSEAKDFFLDMPANEFTSMPKAEMKNYD, from the coding sequence ATGTGTGCAAACTTTAAACCTATTAAGAAAACACATGCCAATCAATTAAACTTATTTGAACCCACTTTTGAATATAAGATGGATATTTTTCCAAGTGATGATTGCCCACTCATTTTATCGAATGAAAATGAGCTTGAGTGGAGAAAAGCTAAATTTGGAATGCTTCCCCCTTATGCCAAAGAAATTGCTTTCAAATACGCAACGTATAATGCCAGAACAGAGACAGTACAACAAAAGCGCTCTTTTAAACATGCTTGGTTAAATGACCAATTTGCGCTTATTCCTGTTGAAGCCATTTATGAACCTAAATATATCAATGGAAAAGCGCATTGGTATGGTATTTTCCGGCAAGATGAGCAACCTTTTACACTGGCTGCGATCTTTGAAGAAACACTTATTGATGAACAGAAAGTTAGATCAATGTCGCTATTAACAATCAATGCTGATCATCACCCTTTTATGAAACAATTTCATAAACCAGATGATGAAAAACGCTCAGTTATTGTAATACCAGATGATCTTAGAAATGATTGGCTCAACTGCACTCATTCTGAAGCAAAAGATTTTTTCTTAGATATGCCTGCGAATGAATTTACCTCAATGCCGAAAGCTGAAATGAAGAATTATGATTAA
- a CDS encoding glucose/sorbosone family PQQ-dependent dehydrogenase: MNKHLLAKIALLGAAQLVTLSAFADIPLTPSQFAKAKSENFDKKVILSNLNKPHALLWGPDNQIWLTERATGKILRVNPESGSVKTVFQVPEIVNDADGQNGLLGFAFHPDFKNNPYIYISGTFKNPKSTDKELPNQTIIRRYTYNKSTDTLEKPVDLLAGLPSSKDHQSGRLVIGPDQKIYYTIGDQGRNQLAYLFLPNQAQHTPTQQEVSSKDYHTYMGKVLRLNLDGSIPKDNPSFNGVVSHIYTLGHRNPQGLAFTPNGKLLQSEQGPNSDDEINLIVKGGNYGWPNVAGYKDDSGYAYANYSAATNKSQIKDLGQNGVKVAAGVPVTKESEWTGKNFVSPLKTLYTVQDSYNYNDPTCGDMTYICWPTVAPSSAYVYKGGKKAIAGWENTLLVPSLKRGVIFRIKLDPTYSATYDDAVPMFKSNNRYRDVIASPDGNVLYVLTDTAGNVQKDDGSVTNTLENPGSLIKFTYKAQ; this comes from the coding sequence ATGAATAAACATTTATTGGCTAAAATTGCTTTATTAGGCGCTGCTCAGCTAGTTACACTCTCAGCATTTGCTGATATTCCTCTAACTCCATCTCAATTTGCTAAAGCGAAATCAGAAAACTTTGACAAGAAAGTTATTCTATCTAATTTAAATAAGCCACATGCTTTGTTGTGGGGACCTGATAATCAAATTTGGTTAACAGAGCGCGCAACAGGTAAGATTCTAAGAGTGAATCCGGAGTCGGGCAGTGTAAAAACAGTTTTTCAGGTGCCTGAGATTGTAAATGATGCTGATGGACAAAATGGTTTATTAGGCTTTGCTTTCCATCCTGATTTTAAAAATAATCCTTATATCTACATTTCGGGTACATTTAAAAATCCGAAATCTACAGATAAAGAACTACCGAATCAAACGATTATTCGTCGATATACCTATAACAAGTCAACTGATACTCTTGAGAAGCCAGTCGATTTATTAGCAGGATTACCTTCATCAAAAGACCATCAATCCGGTCGTCTTGTCATTGGTCCAGACCAAAAGATTTACTATACGATTGGTGATCAAGGGCGTAACCAGCTTGCTTATTTATTCTTGCCAAATCAAGCACAACATACGCCGACTCAACAAGAAGTGAGTAGCAAAGACTATCATACCTATATGGGTAAAGTACTACGCTTAAATCTTGATGGAAGTATTCCAAAAGATAATCCAAGTTTTAACGGGGTGGTTAGCCATATTTATACGCTCGGACACCGTAATCCGCAGGGCTTAGCATTTACTCCAAATGGTAAATTGTTGCAATCTGAACAAGGTCCAAACTCTGATGATGAAATTAACCTCATAGTTAAGGGTGGTAACTATGGTTGGCCAAATGTAGCGGGTTATAAAGATGACAGCGGCTATGCCTATGCAAATTATTCGGCAGCAACCAATAAGTCACAAATTAAAGATTTAGGGCAAAACGGAGTAAAAGTAGCGGCAGGTGTACCTGTGACGAAAGAGTCTGAATGGACTGGTAAAAACTTTGTATCACCGTTAAAAACTTTATATACCGTGCAGGATAGCTATAACTATAATGATCCAACTTGTGGGGATATGACCTACATTTGCTGGCCAACCGTTGCGCCGTCATCTGCTTATGTCTATAAGGGCGGCAAAAAAGCAATTGCTGGTTGGGAAAATACATTATTGGTTCCATCTTTAAAACGTGGTGTTATTTTCCGTATTAAGTTAGATCCAACGTATAGTGCGACTTATGATGATGCGGTACCAATGTTTAAAAGCAACAACCGTTATCGTGACGTGATTGCAAGTCCAGATGGAAATGTTTTATACGTGTTGACTGATACAGCCGGAAATGTCCAAAAAGATGATGGCTCTGTAACGAACACATTAGAAAACCCTGGGTCTCTGATTAAATTTACATATAAAGCTCAGTAA
- a CDS encoding universal stress protein: protein MSYHHILVPVDGSPTSLIAVNHAAALAKAFGSKVTLVYALTIDPFISVEFIDSTELAQDYFNKARASIQGILDQAKEQFSQHGISVETKIVEGQTIHTEIIKAATELKADLLVIGSHGRKGFKKFFLGSVTQALLGEIHLPVLVVTE, encoded by the coding sequence ATGAGTTATCACCATATCTTGGTTCCAGTCGATGGTTCTCCTACTTCACTCATTGCTGTCAATCATGCAGCAGCACTTGCTAAGGCCTTTGGTAGTAAAGTGACTCTAGTATATGCGCTTACTATAGATCCTTTTATTTCTGTAGAATTCATTGATAGTACAGAATTAGCACAGGATTACTTTAATAAAGCTAGAGCATCTATTCAGGGTATTTTAGACCAAGCGAAAGAACAATTTAGCCAACATGGAATTTCTGTTGAAACAAAAATTGTTGAGGGTCAAACAATTCACACAGAAATTATTAAAGCCGCTACTGAACTCAAAGCTGACCTATTAGTGATTGGTTCTCATGGTCGAAAAGGGTTTAAAAAGTTCTTCTTAGGAAGTGTGACTCAAGCTCTTTTAGGAGAAATTCATTTACCGGTATTAGTCGTAACTGAATAA
- a CDS encoding sensor domain-containing protein: protein MTSMSNNTQKHFIVEQIPLPTWVSDENGLILYCNVECTEYWQDTFSPLPQQWLDFISPVDLDEVKNRWLEAIRLQKRIELKCRLLQSGNQYRWCKLSIQASKYRGSSLASEWYVSFLDIDHDIQEQQNLQKNIEIQNQMLDISVDCIKVLNVDGTVSHMNKSGCLALGVPVDETKFGMKWLELLPPHIRKRGRVALKKALQGKVARFAGMSCLPDQDPEYWDNMLTPIHRENGEIIQILCVSRNVTQQHLTENQLRNMSERDELTGLCNRRSFKFQLKRTLAYSKDSQTSVGLLLIDLDHFKHINDTLGHSAGDHLLKVLSKRFSHCVDDERCFVARLGGDEFAVIINNLKSESDVRDLAAILLQQLNQPITYLGNVLNGGMSIGCAIYPQDAVDQSGLLSCADMALHDLKARGRGGIRMYDPCMMQMTETVASQLNLARQLIRHHTIQPYYQPKVDLKTHRVVGFEALLRWHTTSAQRGYPSQIAEAFKDYNLASKIGETMQHQVLRDIAKWIDLGIKPLPVSLNAAPVEFLRDNYAERLLKKINQFQIPTHYIEVEVTEHMLGDRGSEYVIRALNKLKQHGVHIALDDFGTGFSSLTHIRDYPIDSLKVDCSFIQKMQHDPSIYAIVQAIGLLAPNLSLGLIAEGIETPEQEELLRQFGYSIGQGFLFESAIDANQVISILKQNQPYLESHYHALR from the coding sequence ATGACTTCAATGTCGAACAACACCCAAAAGCATTTTATTGTTGAGCAGATTCCACTACCGACTTGGGTCAGTGATGAAAATGGCTTGATATTATATTGCAATGTAGAGTGTACAGAATATTGGCAGGATACTTTTTCTCCATTACCTCAGCAATGGTTAGATTTTATATCTCCTGTCGATTTAGACGAAGTCAAAAATAGATGGCTCGAAGCAATTCGCCTGCAAAAAAGAATAGAATTAAAATGCCGACTTTTACAAAGTGGCAATCAATATAGATGGTGCAAACTTTCCATTCAAGCATCTAAATATCGTGGCTCTTCTTTAGCCAGCGAATGGTATGTCAGCTTTTTAGATATTGATCACGATATTCAAGAGCAACAAAACCTACAAAAGAATATTGAAATACAAAATCAAATGTTAGACATCAGTGTAGATTGCATTAAAGTATTAAATGTAGACGGCACAGTTTCTCATATGAATAAATCAGGATGCCTCGCTCTAGGTGTCCCTGTTGATGAAACAAAATTTGGGATGAAATGGCTTGAGCTTTTGCCACCTCATATTCGTAAGCGTGGACGTGTCGCTTTAAAAAAAGCCCTTCAAGGCAAAGTTGCCAGATTCGCTGGAATGAGTTGTTTACCAGATCAGGATCCTGAATATTGGGATAATATGTTGACCCCGATTCATCGGGAAAATGGTGAAATCATACAGATACTGTGTGTATCCCGTAACGTCACTCAACAGCATCTGACAGAAAATCAACTTAGAAATATGAGTGAAAGAGATGAGCTGACCGGATTATGTAATCGGCGTTCATTTAAATTTCAGCTTAAACGGACCCTCGCATATTCAAAAGACAGCCAAACAAGTGTGGGTTTACTATTAATTGACCTTGATCATTTTAAGCATATTAATGACACATTAGGGCATAGCGCAGGCGACCATCTTTTAAAAGTTTTATCCAAACGGTTTAGTCATTGTGTTGATGATGAAAGATGCTTTGTCGCAAGACTGGGTGGAGATGAATTTGCGGTTATTATTAATAACCTTAAATCTGAAAGTGATGTGCGTGACCTAGCAGCGATCTTACTTCAGCAGCTAAATCAACCTATTACCTATTTAGGCAATGTTCTAAATGGTGGTATGAGTATTGGCTGTGCGATTTATCCTCAAGATGCCGTCGACCAATCAGGTTTACTCAGTTGTGCAGATATGGCATTGCATGATTTAAAAGCACGTGGTCGTGGTGGTATTCGCATGTATGACCCATGCATGATGCAAATGACCGAAACAGTCGCTTCTCAGCTTAATTTAGCACGTCAGCTTATTCGTCATCATACCATCCAGCCCTACTATCAACCTAAAGTAGATTTAAAAACTCATCGTGTTGTAGGTTTTGAAGCTTTATTGCGATGGCATACAACTTCCGCTCAAAGAGGCTATCCTTCTCAAATTGCAGAGGCTTTTAAAGATTATAATTTAGCGAGTAAAATCGGTGAAACGATGCAACATCAAGTTTTACGTGATATCGCAAAATGGATAGATCTTGGCATTAAGCCTCTTCCTGTTTCGCTCAATGCCGCGCCTGTTGAGTTTTTAAGAGACAACTATGCTGAACGGCTTTTGAAAAAGATCAATCAATTTCAAATTCCAACACATTATATTGAAGTAGAAGTCACTGAACATATGTTGGGTGATCGAGGTTCAGAGTATGTGATCCGTGCACTTAATAAATTAAAACAACATGGCGTACATATTGCTTTAGATGACTTTGGTACAGGTTTCTCATCGCTTACCCATATTCGTGACTATCCAATTGACAGTTTAAAAGTAGACTGTAGTTTTATACAAAAGATGCAACATGACCCATCAATTTATGCGATTGTTCAAGCAATTGGATTACTCGCTCCAAATTTATCACTGGGGCTTATTGCAGAAGGAATTGAAACCCCTGAACAAGAAGAACTACTTCGACAATTTGGATATAGTATAGGCCAAGGATTCTTGTTTGAATCTGCTATAGATGCCAATCAAGTCATTTCAATACTTAAGCAGAATCAACCTTACTTAGAAAGTCATTATCATGCTTTAAGATAA
- a CDS encoding MarR family winged helix-turn-helix transcriptional regulator translates to MTKKYARFLPTTESFTLEDFPYYWITQVHAQYVQNIDNALKKYGLDNSRRRIMLALSSKPHASVSELSDMIISKMSTTTKIVYRLKDEGLVETYSCQTDGRITRVVLTDKGTEMINKINDLTSVVLEQSFEGITPLQLEKMMESLKLLLKNLSR, encoded by the coding sequence ATGACAAAGAAGTATGCGCGTTTTTTACCTACAACAGAATCTTTTACTCTTGAAGATTTTCCATATTATTGGATTACTCAAGTACATGCTCAATATGTACAAAACATTGATAATGCTTTAAAAAAATATGGTTTAGATAACTCACGTCGACGCATTATGTTGGCTTTAAGTAGTAAGCCCCATGCAAGTGTTTCTGAACTTTCAGATATGATTATTTCAAAAATGTCGACAACCACCAAGATTGTTTATCGTTTAAAAGATGAAGGTTTGGTTGAGACTTATTCTTGTCAGACCGATGGTCGAATCACCCGCGTAGTACTTACAGACAAAGGTACTGAAATGATCAATAAGATTAATGACCTAACCAGCGTAGTACTCGAACAATCTTTCGAAGGTATCACCCCTTTGCAATTAGAAAAAATGATGGAAAGTTTAAAATTACTTTTAAAGAATCTTTCTCGTTAA